Below is a window of Quercus robur chromosome 6, dhQueRobu3.1, whole genome shotgun sequence DNA.
CGCAGAGAAGGAAGAGCAAGCAGTGAAGAATCGTAGAGTTCTTAGAGTCGGTATCGTTTGCGGTGGTCCCTCGGCGGAGCGTGGAATTTCGCTTAACTCTATGAGATCGGTTCTCGACAAtattcaggtttttttttttgttttggattgatcatatatttgtttatattccGTTTGGTTTCCAAGAAATTAGCCGAGAAGGAGGAAAGGGAAACCAAACACGGAAACgtaggttttttaaaaaaaaaaaaaaaaatgagaagggcCGGAAAGAATTTGGGTATATTGGTTTTGGGATAAATGGCCAATgggtttttaattaaaacccaataattactGAGTCTAGTTAAACTGATGCCCatttaattcaattaataattaaataggTTTGGATTCAATTAGAATGGTTGAGTTTGGGTAGACAAATAACCTTGGGCTTACTCTGCTACCTTTACTTATAATAGTATTTATATTAGTATAAAACCACACCAAAACCCTGTCTACTCATTCTGTTTGTCTCCACAGTAGTTCTCTTCGTCCTCATCAGGTATGTGAACAACTCTTCATATAAAGATCTGTACGTGTCTTtctgtatgtatgtattttgtCATACTTTTACAGTTTTACTTTCAAAGTATTGGTTTGTGTATCATGTTTTCTTTCGTATTGTATTgtacatgtttttcatattttacttTCACAGTCTGAATGAATATATATGTTTCTTGGTACTTATACAAAAATTGTATAGATGCCTTCCTTTGATGAAGGCTTACATCTCATAGCAGTATGTGCTTGTATACCATGTTTATGCATACATGATTCATCAATTTAATAAATggtgcgcacacacacacactcactcTTGTTcttctctttcaaatttttagagCCTTTTGgtgtttaattttattatcttcTTTATGAATGAGtaatcacaaataaaaatataaacttattgTGAAGACTTTCTAATAATAATCTTCAAATCTCTCTACACCACACTATCAGGGTTTAAAGGTTTTTGCAATGAGTTTAGGGTGGGTCAGGTTTCAAGTTCTTAAACTTGTCATTGCTTGGGTTGCGGTTTACAACTTAAATTtacttttaataaatattttaattattttcaaaactttaaatCCCTTATGGTTTGGGTTTACTagctattttttaatattattcacTCAAAATCTATGGTTTTGTAAGCATGCCTCTCTTTCTcacttaaataatttatttttaaaaaaaatccaaatttttacAAGCGCATGTAATAGAATTGTAATCTTAATTTTTACGTTGGTATATAAAATTACTAGCACTTCAAACGTTAAgtcttattatttttctctctcttttttaaatatatattcttgtaaatatcaattttgtgcttaatggGGAcgcttcaaaagaaaaaacaaattgtcCCTTAAAAGTTTAAATGCTTCAATGGTcaatatgttttaaaaatacCTCAccttttaattagaaaaataaagttCATGATGTTTAGCCATTagtaattaaaaactaaaaacaagtATTAGTTCAGGAACCCTCCAAAGATTCATCATAGAGTAATGTTAAAgctttattcttttattttattatttaattcctTTTGCTATAAATGAATTGCCTACTAAATTTCAAGATCACTAGCACTTTTATCTTCCATTGTGAACTTTTCTTTATCTGATTCTAAAATTTGTGACTAAATTAGATTATGGATTTGAGTCCTGCTCATTGAGTCTGataacaaatttaattttgttagatcAAAAGATGGGGCGTGCAAAAATAAACATGAAACTCATCAGCAACGAGAAGTCTCGTATGGTAACCTATAGTAAGAGAAAAAAGGGTTTGAAAAAGAAGGCCTATGAGCTTTCCACTCTTTGTGGTGTCGATGTGTGCATGATCGTCTATGGACCCATACAGAAGGACAATTCTAATGAGCTAGCAATCTGGCCtgaaaatcaagaaaaagtCGAGAAAATAATCAACAAATACAAGGGCACGAGTACAGGTACACGTAAGAAAGAAACTCTTAGCTTATCTGACTATTTCATTCAACGGAAGAAGAATATTGAGAAGGAGATCTCAAGAGTGCGTATGGAAAGCTTCAAAGCCATGTATTCGACATGGATTGAAGGTCTAAATAGTTTTTCAGATGCACAAAAAGAAGTACTTCTTGGGTTATTGGACTCTAAGATCGATGaagtacaaagaaaaattaatgttaTAAGAGGACGTAATTATTTGATTAATGATGCAGCATTAGGAACAGCTAGCAGCTCCAACTTTGGATCAATCCGAAGTGATTTTTCTTACACTCAAGGCATGATTCAAAGGAGTGTAGCACCAAAGATTATCAACCAACAGCCTATATCTTATGTAAAGGTAAAGCCACTAGAAAACCAGTTGCCTATGACATGGGGTGAGCGTCTCAATAATTTTTCGGATGCACAAAGAGCAGTACTTTGTGGTATATTGGACAATAAGATTGATGAAGTACAGAGAAACATTGATGTTTTAAATGGAGGTAGTTACATGATAAATGATGCAGCGTCAGGATTAACCAGTAGCTCCAACTTTGGATCAATCCCAACCGACTTTTCTTACACTCAAGGCATGCTTCAAAGGAATGTGGAAACGAGTCCTATTAACCAACAGCCTATATCTTATGTGAAGCCACTGGATTACCAATTCCCTTCTTGCTATTCATCTGATCAAAGTCTTTTCCCTTTATTTCCATTTGATCATCTTAATCCTATGGCCAATCCAATGGAGGTGAAGGGTGTGGATTATTCTCAATTTGGAGGCATGTGTAGTGGCATACAATATACTCCATCAAATGATCAA
It encodes the following:
- the LOC126733255 gene encoding uncharacterized protein LOC126733255, which translates into the protein MGRAKINMKLISNEKSRMVTYSKRKKGLKKKAYELSTLCGVDVCMIVYGPIQKDNSNELAIWPENQEKVEKIINKYKGTSTGTRKKETLSLSDYFIQRKKNIEKEISRVRMESFKAMYSTWIEGLNSFSDAQKEVLLGLLDSKIDEVQRKINVIRGRNYLINDAALGTASSSNFGSIRSDFSYTQGMIQRSVAPKIINQQPISYVKVKPLENQLPMTWGERLNNFSDAQRAVLCGILDNKIDEVQRNIDVLNGGSYMINDAASGLTSSSNFGSIPTDFSYTQGMLQRNVETSPINQQPISYVKPLDYQFPSCYSSDQSLFPLFPFDHLNPMANPMEVKGVDYSQFGGMCSGIQYTPSNDQICYDPTVGMVDNVMVNNSRVPAMHYHNPSMQQLVAYGQQPMMQTFSSQIEGSPVDEFYNINEFEMKNKMERF